A section of the Streptomyces xinghaiensis S187 genome encodes:
- a CDS encoding dioxygenase gives MPALYLSHGAPPLADDPVWPGELAAWAAGLPRPRAILMVSAHWEEAPLALGATETVPLVYDFWGFPERYYQVSYAAPGAPELAERVRKTLRTAGTPVQDVPDRGLDHGAYVPLAEMYPDAGIPVLQISLPTLDPEQLLRIGRKLAPLRDEGVLIVGSGFFTHNLAALRHPGGGVPGWSAEFDDWGRRALDGGDVDALLDFRHSSPAGELAHPRTEHFAPLFVTLGAADAAGDLGSGRSVIDGFWMGLAKRSVQFGG, from the coding sequence ATGCCCGCCCTTTACCTCAGCCACGGCGCACCGCCGCTGGCCGACGACCCCGTCTGGCCCGGCGAACTCGCCGCCTGGGCCGCCGGGCTGCCGCGGCCCCGCGCGATCCTGATGGTCTCCGCCCACTGGGAGGAGGCCCCGCTCGCCCTGGGTGCCACGGAGACCGTGCCCCTCGTGTACGACTTCTGGGGCTTCCCCGAGCGCTACTACCAGGTCAGCTACGCCGCCCCCGGCGCCCCCGAACTGGCCGAACGCGTCCGCAAGACCCTGCGCACCGCCGGCACCCCGGTCCAGGACGTCCCCGACCGCGGGCTCGACCACGGGGCCTATGTGCCGCTCGCCGAGATGTACCCGGACGCCGGCATACCCGTCCTCCAGATCTCCCTCCCCACCCTCGACCCGGAGCAGCTGCTGCGGATCGGCCGCAAGCTCGCACCTCTGCGCGACGAGGGCGTGCTGATCGTCGGCAGCGGGTTCTTCACCCACAACCTGGCGGCGCTGCGCCACCCGGGCGGCGGGGTCCCGGGCTGGTCGGCCGAGTTCGACGACTGGGGGCGGCGTGCGCTGGACGGCGGTGACGTCGACGCACTGCTCGACTTCCGGCACTCCTCCCCGGCCGGTGAACTCGCCCACCCGCGCACGGAGCACTTCGCCCCGCTCTTCGTCACCCTCGGGGCGGCCGACGCCGCCGGGGACCTCGGCAGCGGGCGCAGCGTGATCGACGGCTTCTGGATGGGGCTGGCGAAGCGCTCGGTGCAGTTCGGCGGCTGA
- a CDS encoding GNAT family N-acetyltransferase, translating into MASRRTEVQVRPGGERDLHELTDLYNHYVRETPITFDTEPFTAEQRRPWLLSHPEDGPHRLLVAVEDASGSGGGRILGYATSSPFRPKAAYATSAEVTVYCAPDAAGRGVGTRLYTELFRILETQDLRRAYAGVTLPNAASVRLHERFGFGRVGTFHEAGRKFGRYWDVAWFERRLGSGATG; encoded by the coding sequence ATGGCGAGCCGGCGTACAGAAGTACAGGTCAGACCGGGTGGGGAGCGGGATCTCCACGAGCTGACGGACCTCTACAACCACTACGTCCGTGAGACGCCCATCACGTTCGACACCGAGCCCTTCACGGCCGAACAGCGTCGCCCCTGGCTGCTCTCCCACCCTGAGGACGGCCCGCACCGCCTTTTGGTTGCCGTGGAGGACGCGTCCGGGAGCGGAGGGGGCCGCATTCTCGGCTATGCCACCAGCAGCCCCTTCCGCCCCAAGGCGGCCTACGCCACCTCGGCCGAGGTGACCGTCTACTGCGCCCCGGACGCCGCCGGCCGGGGTGTCGGCACCCGTCTCTACACGGAGCTCTTCCGCATCCTGGAGACCCAGGACCTCCGCCGCGCCTACGCGGGGGTGACGCTGCCCAACGCCGCCTCGGTACGACTGCACGAACGCTTCGGCTTCGGCAGGGTCGGCACGTTCCACGAGGCGGGCCGGAAGTTCGGCCGGTACTGGGACGTCGCCTGGTTCGAGCGGCGGCTCGGGTCCGGAGCAACCGGGTAG
- a CDS encoding sigma-70 family RNA polymerase sigma factor, translating to MATRAVARRQPAASGVDDRANSVRAVGEIADRDLVGMYLDEIARTPLLDAAKEVELSQAIEAGVYAQRILDGDAGADGGTARPEVNAAGASREELEAIAAQGERAKDVFIRSNLRLVVAVARRYPRSGLPLLDLIQEGNAGLVRAVEKFDYTKGFKFSTYATWWIRQAITRSIADQSRTIRLPVHLVEELGRIRRVQREFNREHGREPDHAEIAKELGSKTERVTDVLDWARDPVSLNMSVDDEGETQFGDLLEDTSAASPEQSVMIMLRREELDDLIGKLDDRTASIIKMRYGIDDGKERTLTEVGKQHGLTRERIRQIEKHALLELKKMARDTGFDAAA from the coding sequence ATGGCAACCCGTGCCGTCGCCCGTCGTCAGCCCGCCGCCTCCGGTGTGGATGACCGGGCCAACAGTGTTCGCGCCGTAGGCGAGATCGCCGATCGCGACCTGGTCGGCATGTACCTCGACGAGATCGCGCGCACACCCCTGCTCGACGCCGCCAAGGAGGTCGAGCTGTCCCAGGCCATCGAGGCGGGCGTCTACGCCCAGCGGATCCTCGACGGAGACGCCGGCGCGGACGGCGGGACCGCCCGGCCCGAGGTCAACGCCGCCGGGGCGAGCCGCGAAGAGCTGGAGGCGATCGCCGCCCAGGGCGAGCGCGCCAAGGACGTCTTCATCCGCTCCAACCTCCGGCTCGTCGTCGCCGTGGCGCGCCGCTACCCGCGCAGCGGGCTCCCTCTGCTCGACCTCATCCAGGAGGGCAACGCCGGCCTGGTGCGCGCGGTCGAGAAGTTCGACTACACCAAGGGCTTCAAGTTCTCCACGTATGCCACGTGGTGGATCCGGCAGGCCATCACCCGTTCCATCGCGGACCAGTCCCGGACCATCCGGCTCCCGGTCCACCTGGTCGAGGAGCTGGGCCGTATCCGGCGCGTGCAGCGGGAGTTCAACCGCGAGCACGGCCGCGAGCCGGACCACGCCGAGATCGCCAAGGAGCTGGGCTCCAAGACCGAGCGGGTCACCGATGTGCTCGACTGGGCCCGCGATCCGGTCAGCCTCAACATGTCCGTGGACGACGAGGGCGAGACCCAGTTCGGCGACCTGCTGGAGGACACCTCCGCGGCCTCGCCCGAGCAGTCCGTGATGATCATGCTCCGCCGTGAGGAGCTGGACGACCTGATCGGCAAGCTCGACGACCGCACCGCGTCGATCATCAAGATGCGGTACGGCATCGACGACGGCAAAGAGCGCACGCTCACCGAGGTCGGCAAGCAGCACGGCCTCACCCGCGAGCGGATCCGGCAGATCGAGAAGCACGCCCTGCTGGAACTCAAGAAGATGGCCCGCGACACGGGCTTCGACGCGGCGGCCTGA
- a CDS encoding DeoR/GlpR family DNA-binding transcription regulator: MYAPERQQEILRLARERGRVDVLSLAEEFDVTAETVRRDLKALDRAGLLRRVHGGAIPAGRLDFEPGLAERDTVAAAEKDRIVRAALAELPAEGSVIIDAGTTTARLAAAIPAESPLTVVTHALPVATRLADHPGIALHLVGGRVRHRTRAAVDAWALRAYGELTADVLFLATNGFSPEGGLTTPDLAEAAVKRAAIAAARRVVLLADSGKCGQEHFARFGDLSDADLLVTDTGLDPETALAIERRGTEVIRA; encoded by the coding sequence ATGTACGCACCGGAGCGTCAGCAGGAGATCCTGCGGCTCGCCCGCGAGAGGGGCCGGGTCGACGTGCTCTCCCTCGCCGAGGAGTTCGACGTCACCGCGGAGACCGTCCGCCGCGACCTGAAGGCGCTCGACCGGGCGGGGCTGCTGCGCCGGGTGCACGGCGGGGCCATCCCGGCGGGACGGCTCGACTTCGAGCCGGGCCTCGCCGAGCGCGACACCGTGGCGGCCGCCGAGAAGGACCGCATCGTGCGCGCCGCCCTCGCCGAACTGCCAGCCGAGGGCAGCGTCATCATCGACGCCGGGACGACCACCGCCCGCCTCGCCGCGGCCATCCCTGCGGAGTCCCCGCTCACCGTCGTCACCCACGCGCTGCCGGTCGCCACCCGGCTCGCCGACCACCCCGGGATCGCCCTCCATCTCGTCGGCGGCCGGGTGCGGCACCGCACGCGCGCCGCGGTCGACGCCTGGGCCCTGCGCGCCTACGGGGAGTTGACGGCGGACGTGCTTTTCCTCGCCACCAACGGGTTCTCCCCCGAGGGCGGCCTGACCACCCCCGACCTCGCCGAAGCGGCGGTCAAGCGGGCGGCGATCGCGGCTGCCCGGCGCGTGGTGCTCCTGGCCGACTCCGGGAAGTGCGGCCAGGAACACTTCGCCCGCTTCGGGGACCTCTCCGACGCGGACCTGCTCGTCACCGACACCGGACTGGACCCCGAGACCGCGCTCGCCATCGAGCGGCGCGGCACGGAGGTGATCCGCGCATGA
- the pfkB gene encoding 1-phosphofructokinase, with the protein MILTITPNPSLDRTYEVPTLVRGAVLRATADRMDPGGKGVNVSRAIAAAGGRTVAVMPLGGPAGAVVADLLRNEGIPVAGVPVLGPTRSNISVVESDSTLTKINAAGPELSAAEAEALLEKVREYAAGASWIACCGSLPRGLPLSWYAELVDRAHRAGTRIALDTSGPALTAALGARPDVVKPNAAELAEAVGRPLLSVGDAVEAARELRDRGARAVLASLGADGQLLVDGSGARYGSARVTTVRSNVGAGDASLAGFLGAGGEGPAALAAALAHGAAAVGLPGSVMPSPADLDPSAVRTTGEPPLDRPLTEPGHP; encoded by the coding sequence ATGATCCTCACCATCACCCCCAACCCCAGCCTGGACCGGACCTATGAGGTGCCCACCCTGGTCCGCGGCGCGGTGCTGCGCGCCACCGCCGACCGGATGGACCCGGGCGGCAAGGGCGTCAACGTCTCCCGCGCCATTGCCGCCGCCGGAGGCCGCACGGTGGCCGTCATGCCTCTCGGCGGGCCTGCCGGCGCCGTGGTCGCGGACCTGCTGCGGAACGAGGGCATTCCGGTGGCCGGGGTGCCGGTCCTGGGGCCGACCCGGTCGAACATCTCCGTCGTGGAGTCCGACTCCACCCTCACCAAGATCAATGCCGCCGGTCCGGAACTCTCCGCCGCAGAGGCGGAAGCACTGCTGGAAAAGGTGCGTGAGTACGCCGCCGGCGCCTCGTGGATCGCCTGCTGCGGCAGCCTGCCCCGTGGGCTCCCGCTCTCGTGGTACGCCGAACTGGTCGACCGCGCGCACCGGGCGGGCACCCGGATCGCCCTGGACACCTCCGGACCGGCCCTCACCGCCGCGCTCGGTGCCCGGCCCGATGTCGTCAAACCGAATGCCGCGGAACTGGCCGAGGCGGTGGGGCGCCCTCTCCTGAGCGTCGGCGACGCGGTGGAGGCGGCACGGGAACTGCGAGACCGGGGCGCCCGCGCCGTCCTCGCCAGCCTGGGCGCGGACGGGCAACTGCTGGTGGACGGCTCCGGAGCGCGCTACGGCAGCGCCCGGGTCACCACCGTCCGCAGCAACGTGGGGGCCGGTGACGCCTCCCTGGCCGGCTTCCTCGGCGCGGGCGGTGAGGGACCCGCGGCTCTCGCCGCGGCACTCGCCCACGGCGCCGCCGCCGTCGGGCTGCCCGGCAGTGTCATGCCGTCCCCCGCCGACCTGGACCCCTCCGCGGTCAGGACGACCGGCGAGCCGCCCCTCGACCGTCCGCTGACGGAGCCGGGCCACCCGTGA
- a CDS encoding PTS fructose transporter subunit IIABC has protein sequence MSELITEDLVDLQLSAGTRAAAARALAERMAAAGRVTDLDGFLADVAAREEQMPTGLEGGIGIPHCRSAHVTEPTLAFGRSEAGVDFGAADGPADLVFLIAAPAGGDADHLSILSTLARRLMDDSFTGALRTAENPAGAAALIRGDQPPPDTATAGDAEPSDTEPAAAGPGPSGPAAAGTTPDTDAGKDATRTDREAAPAARPFRIVAVTSCPTGIAHTYMAAESLEQAGREAGVELVTETQGSAGFRRLDPAVIAAADAVIFAHDVEVREKARFAGKPTVDTGVKAAINRPAQLIAEARAKARRGETTAPAGPGTAAADATGEDQGEGFGSQLRRYLMSGVSYMVPFVAAGGLLIALSFALGGYDITEAKPVTEHFVWTEVASWAALLLQIGSAAFGFLVPVLAGYIAYGMADRPGLVPGFVGGAIAVTVEAGFLGGLVAGLLAGTVVRGIQRARIPAALRGIMPVLVIPLLGSAAVGFLMFVVIGEPVAALQRGLTGWLGDLSGSNAIILGAVLGLMMCFDLGGPLNKVAYTFAVGGLADANSGSLKVMAAVMAAGMVPPLAMALATALRSRLFTTAERENGKAAWVLGASFITEGAIPFAAADPLRVIPSVMAGGALTGALSMAFGATLRAPHGGVFVVPLISGPLLYLVAIAAGTALATGLVVLLKEIRDRTSGAPEHTAPGGTAQQVEAATG, from the coding sequence ATGAGTGAGTTGATCACCGAAGATCTGGTTGACCTCCAACTGTCCGCCGGCACCAGGGCCGCGGCCGCCCGGGCCCTCGCCGAGCGAATGGCCGCTGCCGGACGCGTCACCGACCTCGACGGTTTTCTCGCCGACGTCGCCGCCCGGGAGGAACAGATGCCGACCGGCCTGGAAGGCGGCATCGGCATACCCCACTGCCGCAGCGCCCATGTCACCGAGCCCACCCTGGCCTTCGGGCGCAGCGAGGCCGGTGTCGACTTCGGCGCGGCCGACGGGCCCGCCGACCTCGTCTTCCTCATCGCGGCCCCGGCCGGCGGCGACGCCGACCATCTGTCGATCCTCTCCACGCTGGCCCGGCGCCTCATGGACGACTCCTTCACGGGTGCGCTCCGCACGGCGGAGAATCCGGCCGGGGCCGCGGCCCTGATCCGCGGTGACCAGCCGCCCCCGGACACCGCCACCGCTGGCGACGCGGAACCGTCCGACACTGAACCGGCCGCGGCAGGGCCGGGCCCGTCCGGTCCCGCGGCGGCGGGCACCACCCCGGACACGGATGCCGGCAAGGACGCCACTCGCACGGACAGGGAGGCCGCACCGGCCGCTCGCCCCTTCCGTATCGTCGCCGTCACCTCCTGCCCGACCGGCATCGCGCACACCTATATGGCGGCAGAGTCGCTCGAACAGGCAGGCAGAGAAGCCGGGGTGGAACTGGTGACGGAGACGCAGGGCTCCGCCGGGTTCCGCAGACTGGACCCGGCGGTGATCGCCGCCGCCGACGCCGTGATCTTCGCGCACGACGTGGAGGTCCGGGAGAAGGCCCGCTTCGCGGGGAAGCCGACCGTCGACACCGGCGTGAAGGCCGCCATCAACCGCCCCGCCCAACTCATCGCCGAGGCCCGGGCCAAGGCCCGGCGCGGTGAGACCACGGCCCCCGCCGGACCGGGTACGGCAGCCGCCGACGCCACCGGCGAGGACCAGGGGGAGGGGTTCGGCTCGCAGCTGCGCCGCTATCTCATGAGCGGTGTCAGCTACATGGTGCCGTTCGTCGCCGCCGGCGGACTCCTCATCGCCCTCTCCTTCGCGCTCGGTGGCTACGACATCACTGAGGCGAAGCCGGTCACCGAGCACTTCGTCTGGACGGAGGTGGCGAGCTGGGCCGCCCTGCTCCTCCAGATCGGCAGTGCCGCCTTCGGCTTCCTGGTGCCGGTGCTGGCCGGGTACATCGCCTATGGCATGGCCGACCGGCCGGGGCTCGTCCCCGGTTTCGTAGGCGGAGCCATCGCGGTCACCGTCGAGGCCGGCTTCCTCGGCGGTCTGGTCGCCGGTCTGCTCGCGGGCACGGTGGTCCGCGGCATCCAGCGGGCCCGGATCCCCGCGGCCCTGCGCGGGATCATGCCCGTGCTGGTGATTCCCCTGCTCGGGTCCGCGGCTGTCGGCTTCCTCATGTTCGTGGTGATCGGTGAGCCCGTTGCCGCGCTCCAGCGGGGGCTCACCGGGTGGCTCGGCGACCTCTCCGGCTCCAACGCCATCATCCTGGGAGCCGTCCTCGGCCTGATGATGTGCTTCGACCTCGGCGGACCGCTCAACAAGGTCGCGTACACCTTCGCCGTCGGCGGGCTCGCCGACGCCAACAGCGGGAGCCTCAAGGTCATGGCCGCGGTGATGGCGGCCGGCATGGTCCCGCCGCTGGCGATGGCGCTCGCCACGGCCCTCCGGAGCAGGCTCTTCACCACCGCCGAACGGGAGAACGGCAAGGCGGCCTGGGTGCTGGGCGCTTCCTTCATCACGGAGGGCGCCATCCCGTTCGCCGCGGCGGACCCGCTGCGGGTGATCCCCTCCGTGATGGCGGGCGGCGCGCTCACCGGTGCGCTCTCGATGGCGTTCGGCGCCACCCTGCGGGCGCCGCACGGCGGTGTGTTCGTGGTCCCGCTGATCAGCGGACCCCTGCTCTACCTGGTGGCCATCGCCGCCGGTACGGCCCTCGCGACCGGGCTGGTGGTGCTCCTCAAGGAGATACGGGACCGGACGTCCGGCGCCCCGGAGCACACCGCGCCGGGCGGGACGGCACAGCAGGTCGAGGCCGCCACGGGCTGA
- the mscL gene encoding large conductance mechanosensitive channel protein MscL — MSEDKQNVWEGFKAFLMRGNVIDLAVAVVIGTAFTNVVNSVVKGLINPVVGAFGTKDLDRYRSCLDGPCETNQAGEIVRGIPIMWGSVLSATLSFLITAAVVYFLMVLPMAKFLARKAARQKVAEERQAEAEAVEIVLLREIRDELVAQRGGPSPRVPGPK; from the coding sequence TTGAGCGAGGACAAGCAGAATGTGTGGGAGGGCTTCAAGGCCTTCCTCATGCGCGGGAACGTCATCGACCTGGCGGTCGCGGTCGTCATCGGCACCGCGTTCACCAACGTGGTCAACTCGGTGGTGAAGGGGCTCATCAATCCCGTGGTGGGAGCCTTCGGCACGAAGGATCTCGACCGGTACCGCTCCTGCCTCGACGGGCCCTGCGAGACCAACCAGGCGGGGGAGATCGTCCGGGGCATCCCGATCATGTGGGGCTCCGTGCTCAGCGCCACGCTGAGCTTCCTGATCACCGCGGCGGTCGTCTACTTCCTCATGGTGCTGCCGATGGCGAAGTTCCTCGCCCGGAAGGCGGCCCGGCAGAAGGTCGCGGAGGAGCGGCAGGCCGAGGCGGAGGCCGTCGAGATCGTGCTGCTGCGGGAGATCCGCGACGAGCTGGTCGCTCAGCGGGGCGGCCCGAGTCCGCGGGTTCCCGGCCCGAAGTAG
- a CDS encoding S-methyl-5'-thioadenosine phosphorylase — protein sequence MAETSSTHADRTGPLAEIGVIGGSGFYSLLDDVTEITVDTPYGAPSDSLFLGEIAGRSVAFLPRHGRKHHLPPHRINYRANLWALRSAGVRQVLAPCAVGGLREEYGPGTLLVPDQLVDRTKSRIQTYFDGEALPDGSVPNVVHVTFADPYCPAGRKAALAAARGRDWEPVDGGTLVVVEGPRFSTRAESRWHAAQGWSVVGMTGHPETVLARELGLCYTSIALVTDLDAGAETGEGVSHTEVMAVFAKNIGRLRPLIFDAVEALPETGARDCLCTTALSGLDTGITLP from the coding sequence ATGGCCGAGACCAGCAGCACACACGCGGACAGGACCGGACCCCTGGCGGAGATCGGCGTCATCGGCGGGTCGGGTTTCTACTCCCTCCTCGACGACGTGACCGAGATCACCGTCGACACCCCCTACGGAGCCCCCAGCGACTCCCTGTTCCTCGGCGAGATAGCCGGCCGGAGCGTGGCCTTCCTCCCCCGGCACGGGCGCAAGCACCATCTGCCGCCGCACCGCATCAACTACCGGGCGAATCTCTGGGCCCTGCGCTCGGCGGGTGTCCGCCAGGTACTGGCGCCGTGCGCGGTGGGCGGACTGCGCGAAGAGTACGGCCCCGGCACGCTCCTCGTACCGGACCAGCTCGTGGACCGGACGAAGTCCCGGATCCAGACGTACTTCGACGGCGAGGCCCTGCCGGACGGCTCGGTGCCCAACGTCGTCCACGTCACCTTCGCCGACCCCTACTGCCCGGCCGGGCGGAAGGCGGCCCTCGCGGCGGCGCGCGGGCGCGACTGGGAGCCGGTCGACGGCGGAACGCTCGTGGTCGTCGAGGGGCCCCGCTTCTCCACCCGCGCCGAATCGCGCTGGCATGCGGCGCAGGGGTGGTCCGTGGTCGGCATGACCGGCCACCCGGAGACCGTACTCGCCCGTGAACTGGGCCTCTGCTACACGTCGATCGCCCTCGTCACCGACCTGGACGCGGGTGCCGAGACGGGGGAGGGCGTCTCCCACACGGAGGTCATGGCGGTGTTCGCCAAGAACATCGGGCGGCTGCGGCCGCTGATCTTCGACGCCGTCGAGGCCCTGCCGGAGACCGGGGCGCGGGACTGCCTGTGCACGACGGCGCTGAGCGGCCTGGACACGGGGATCACGCTGCCCTGA
- a CDS encoding FmdB family zinc ribbon protein codes for MPTYQYQCTECGEGLEAVQKFTDEALTECPACEGRLRKVFSAVGVVFKGSGFYRTDSRGASSSSSTSSSSKAKSDSGSSSTGSGSGSGSSPGSGSSGSTSSSAASSSGGSAGSSAA; via the coding sequence GTGCCGACCTACCAGTACCAGTGCACCGAATGCGGCGAGGGCCTCGAAGCGGTGCAGAAGTTCACCGACGAGGCGCTCACCGAGTGCCCCGCGTGCGAGGGGCGCCTGCGCAAGGTGTTCTCCGCGGTCGGTGTCGTCTTCAAGGGCTCCGGTTTCTACCGGACCGACAGCCGGGGCGCGTCGTCGTCCAGCAGTACCTCCTCCTCGTCGAAGGCGAAGAGCGACAGCGGCTCGTCGTCCACGGGATCGGGTTCGGGCTCCGGCTCGTCCCCCGGCTCCGGCTCGTCCGGTTCCACGTCGTCCTCCGCGGCGTCGTCGTCCGGCGGTTCCGCCGGCTCGTCGGCCGCCTGA
- a CDS encoding MFS transporter, whose translation MAATVTKSSGGRRPGYGSLLRTPGAWTFLLPGFAARQPFAMLTLSIVLLVEHTTGSYGTAGAVAAATGVSMALFAPQSGRLADRWGQAAVLVPGVLLHTAAVALLTALALLDAPLWALFASAVPAGASVPQVSPMVRARWAALLSGDTGGSGASDASGASDTSDTSDTAHGGPGGGRGGPSPLLATAAAFESVTDELTFVIGPVLATALCIGVHPAAGLAAEGTLTFLGGLLFAAQRRTQPSVRHAAGFSRGAAGPAVRSERRAARPASALSVPGVRVLAVLFLGIGSVFGGMQVSLTAFTEEIGHPGLNGALYGVFAGGNMLAGAVSGAVAWRRPAHRRLLIAYTALALATSPLWAVDSAVAVGALGLLVGLCIAPALVTGYTLVESIVPATARTEAFTWLTGAVALGQALAATASGRLADGFGAQAGFTVPLAGTGLALLVAVALRTRLEPALPGRVVARGVDHRRAAPVD comes from the coding sequence GTGGCAGCCACGGTCACCAAGAGCTCCGGCGGGCGCCGTCCCGGTTACGGATCGCTGCTGCGCACTCCCGGGGCATGGACGTTCCTGCTCCCCGGCTTCGCGGCGCGGCAGCCGTTCGCGATGCTGACGCTGAGCATCGTGCTGCTGGTGGAACACACGACCGGGTCCTACGGCACGGCGGGCGCGGTAGCGGCGGCCACCGGCGTCTCCATGGCCCTGTTCGCGCCGCAGAGCGGCAGGCTCGCCGACCGCTGGGGCCAGGCCGCGGTGCTCGTCCCGGGCGTGCTGCTCCACACCGCCGCGGTGGCCCTCCTGACGGCTCTCGCGCTGCTGGACGCACCCCTGTGGGCGCTGTTCGCGTCCGCCGTCCCGGCGGGTGCCTCGGTGCCCCAGGTGAGCCCGATGGTGCGGGCCCGGTGGGCCGCGCTGCTCAGCGGTGACACGGGCGGCTCGGGCGCTTCCGATGCTTCGGGCGCCTCGGATACTTCGGATACTTCGGATACCGCGCACGGCGGGCCCGGCGGCGGGCGCGGGGGGCCCTCGCCGCTGCTGGCGACGGCTGCCGCGTTCGAATCCGTGACGGACGAGCTGACCTTCGTCATCGGTCCGGTGCTGGCCACAGCGCTGTGCATCGGTGTCCACCCGGCCGCCGGTCTGGCCGCCGAGGGCACCTTGACGTTCCTGGGCGGCCTGCTCTTCGCGGCGCAGCGGCGTACTCAGCCTTCCGTGCGGCACGCGGCCGGGTTCAGCCGTGGTGCCGCCGGACCGGCGGTCCGTTCGGAGCGGCGTGCGGCCCGTCCCGCCTCCGCCCTGTCGGTGCCGGGTGTCCGGGTGCTGGCGGTGCTGTTCCTCGGGATCGGATCCGTGTTCGGAGGCATGCAGGTCTCGCTCACGGCCTTCACGGAGGAGATCGGCCACCCCGGTCTCAACGGAGCGCTGTACGGCGTCTTCGCGGGAGGCAACATGCTCGCGGGCGCCGTCTCCGGTGCCGTCGCCTGGCGCCGGCCGGCGCACCGGCGGCTCCTGATCGCGTACACGGCGCTGGCGCTCGCGACGTCACCGCTGTGGGCGGTGGACTCGGCCGTCGCCGTGGGGGCGCTCGGGCTGCTGGTCGGGCTGTGCATCGCCCCGGCTCTGGTCACCGGCTACACCCTGGTGGAGTCCATCGTTCCGGCGACCGCGCGGACGGAGGCGTTCACCTGGCTGACCGGAGCGGTGGCCCTGGGGCAGGCCCTGGCGGCCACGGCGTCCGGGCGGCTGGCCGACGGCTTCGGTGCGCAGGCGGGATTCACCGTGCCGCTGGCCGGCACGGGGCTCGCCCTGCTGGTGGCGGTGGCCCTGCGGACCCGGCTCGAACCGGCCCTGCCGGGGCGGGTGGTGGCACGTGGGGTGGATCACCGTCGGGCGGCTCCGGTGGACTGA